CTCACCCAGTGTCTCAAatatccaggtataaataaatatctgtctcatttacagaggaTTCCATTAATTAAGGTCAGAATACATGTTATTTCAGTTATAGAGatgtgattattaaataaaataacttattatcaatatcattgATGTTACATAAAGTTGCGAAGTTTCTTGACCCACGTTAGCAAACACTGTTCAGGGGGATATTCTGATAAACCTACAGGTTTTAGTTTTAGTTGTCCTTCAGAACATTGTGATTGCATTTTAgtagattttggcacattaaattcTGATGAAAATATGTGGAATAACAGTGACACAaatgttaagaaaattaattcatattaatgtgaaaattatacattttatattgaaCATTCTTGTTTATTCATAACTGATTGTTTCTTCAGAAAAACGTGGTTATTACCAACTTAAGTGTGAAGTCACTAGAGCGCGTAATTTGAACAAATTCGACATAGACTTCATCGCGTGAATTCCCActttcataaacggatattaacttcagtttttcacgtactATGATAACGATTTCAGCCTtcgtttcggcatttttcaaatCAACATCCGTATGATTAcgtaaagcaaaactaaaactgaaggaTATTaaggctcaaaattagttaaatgtggaatttgcgggtagaataataatgaattacagaggttaatgcatataaaattcattcaatgtctcagttatagaggtgacgataaaatcgaaagaacgaattTCATATATAGAGGTTTGATTCGTCCCACTAACAGATGTAATTCCATATATAGTTCTAAAGCGTGGGGACCTCTGCATGATATGTTCtagttatggaggtttctcacttatccaggtcccacttaaccaagttccactgtataagaatatgattttctatttacaCTGACTGTAAAACAGAACAAGTCTTGCATACGCTTAAAGCATGTGAGTGACAAAAACGAATACAGACCACGAGTCATAAAcgaattttatttgcaattattatgtattactgaCTTAATTTGACTTACCTTTTAGTtttgattgataaaatattttaaattataaacaatacaaaTGAACCAATTTGATATTAATTGAGCATGTAGTTGTATAATATGAGatgtttaatatacaatttttttagtatttatttgcttatattttatttagaaaatggcCATCTTCACCAGAAAATTACAATTACTAAtcgatttatttgtatttaataatgtataaaatgtgaACATTTCTTAAGAATTACAGTATTAGGGCATGTACTTAACATATACTTGATTCCATAAAAATCacaacagttaaaacattctaagcgtactcatcatatgttatgttgtaatagtaacacttagaatgttttaattcGAGCGTTTTTAATGACATAGAGTATACATAATAAAGATTAAGTGAAGGTTTACAACTACAGGAACTGAGCGTAACGCAATATTAGAAACTTGAGAGCATGAGCTTGACAGGTTGACcgtcattaatttattttagaaccATCCGTTGTGTAAGAGAAGTGAATTTTTGACTGTTTGCCTAGAAATTGCAtgacaattaatatttttgaaattaaaaatgtgaaaagaaACTTAAAAACAACATAGAAACATGATTTTTCACAGTTTTAAcatctataattttttgattattcaattttatccaattttttttagcttaatCTCAAAGAGCAAAAATTatcattctttattttattttcatctaaaTGATTCAATAATGACTTTCTTGTTTGTCAGTATAGAAATAATATGATACATATActccaataatttatttctatcattataaaaatgcaatcttattatactttaaattttaagcacTAGATGGCATAACCAAAATGGCCAGTTATGAATGCTGCCATAAATCAAATATGTAGACTGGTGATATAAAATTCTAGTTCGCGCAAATTGATTACTAATTGATTGCTTCTGATGAAAACAGCCAATTAAACCTTATTATctaataattgattaatattcatcttagatttagtttttttaatttttttatgtaatatttatttaagaaaaaaaatactcgTGATATCTAaactaatgaaataaaatttttcaccatattcaaaaattattcgacaattggaaaataatatttaaatataacagAATACTaacgcattaaaaaaaaaatttcgtaatcaACAAAAACCATCTCGAATTCCAGGAAAATTGCAACTGATAAGGATGAGGAGATAATAAAACCAACAGGATTAAATCAAACAGAGGATCATACACAAGGAAATGATTATTGCACAGAAGAGACTGAAATTACTTCGAATAAAGATGGATATATTTTGTTAGATGACAACACATTTAAATGTCTTCGTTGTAAACATGCTTTTAAAACAATTGACGAATGGCAAcaacattataaaattcataaaatacgtaAACGATATTTATGCGATGTATGTCGTGAAACATTCCGTTATAGTTGGGAATTACGACAACATCAAATTAATGCACATAATTTAAACAGTAAATATTATACGTGTGATGTTTGTGGAAAGGGATATACATCGAAGAAAACATTAAATCGTCACAAAAAACGTCATGCAACGAATGGTTTTAAGTGTTCACATTGTACAGAGGGCTATGCAACGCTAACTCAATTACAAAATCATATTGACGAAGTTCATTCCGCATTCTCAGCATATTGTAACATTTGTGATAAATATTtcgcaaataaatttaattataaatctcATTTCCAAGCGTTTCATGATGATGAGTACATCGCACAGATTCATACATGTGAGATCTGTGGTAAAATGTATAATACGAAAGCTTATTTAAAGAAACACGTTCGTAGTCATGTGGGCTATCATTGTGATatatgtggaaaatttttaacaaccaAACAAAGTTTAGATCATCATGTACAATTACATTTGGGTACAACCAAGGTAAAGTGTGATGAATGTGGTAAACATTTTAGCACAAAGAaaacattacacacacataaacGACAACATACGGGAGAGAAACCCTATCAATGTTGGATATGTGGGAAACGTTTTGTACAAAGGTCAAGTTTAGTCATTCATTCAAGGTATCATACCGGGGAACGACCCTATAAGTGTACCATATGCAATAAGGCATTTGTTAATAAGGCATTATTAAATTCACATGCGAAAAATAAACATGATAAAACTACTTAACAAGCAACTGCGCCTGAATAACTTaggttcaatattttttatattctgtcTCATCAATATCACTGGTCTAAGAAATCCAACATCTTGCTTTAAAGATGTACgaacaccaaggcaattttaaataaagatatgcctatttttgaaaatttgcctattttcaaaataggcatatttaacattcattggttttatagtaaaaccgtagatggatgatatgttttcttagatttctccaaaactagtcggtggaaattaaattaaataaaagttaaaaccttactaaattattgaaaacaaaaaaacctcctctgttaattaagaatgtatgaaaACGGTAGTGGGGaacatcatcaaagttgaaaatatggtacaaataatttcaaccctaaatctaaaattgccttggtgctcgtactatctTATCTTACtatgaaataaaaagtgaataatgaatttattacttaatttgtAAAAACGTAAAGAGATAGAGCACATGATATGAGATATCTTAGTTGCATGTGCGCTTAAGCAAGACATGCTATATCTTACTTTCGTTacagataaatatatttatgtaggaTGTAACATTTCCAACATTTCCATGGCTAATGATGGAAGTAATAGTCTTTTTTGCCAGGAAATACTCGAACAAATTAATGAATAGATAGTAGGCCTTttgtataaacataaatattgataaacaattgttttatcctatttttttataattaaaaaaaaatattaaagtttacttttatataattatttaaaggagtaattaaaaatgatgaaaaaataatattttaaatgtgattttttttaaaggaaaacttgaattataataaaaataaaaataattgttttgatagattatttgtatgaaatttaaaagttatgttaaattacatttcgtttttattataaGCAATCGATTACtttgtatgaaatttaaaagaaattatattgcGTTTTTATGATAAGTAATCGAGTACTTTATAatgtcaacaaaaatttatgggaaaaacatgaatgaaacaatatctaataataaagtaaagattactttaaaaattttcatcttaacaaaataaacatacaCGCACCGTTTTGTACAGTTAaatctttcaaattttgaattaatttttatatgtcgaataattattgaattggTTTATAATAGCCTTAAAAATgactttattcaatttttgctcgaataatttaaaattatagttaatatCCATCAAAAACATAGTTACAAGTATGTAATACACTTCTGGTCCTCCTAGACATTGTCAGTTGTGAAGAGATGGTGGAGTTAATGACTGTGTTTTGCCGATACGAAAGctcactaaaaaagaaaaaaaagaaaagcatTTAGCACTCACGTAAACCGATATTTTGCATAacttaatttcattattttactcTAATGTTTTCTACTAAACagaaaaacaaaactcaaactcaaataataacttaacttttcgcaaactttttgaagactggAAACGTGTTTTGCGACAATTGAAAAATCCATActtgattgttattattatccAAATCCAACTGTCGCAAAACACGCCTGTCTTCAAAAAGGTTGCAAAAAGTTAATGGGTTTGAGTTTTGTTATCGTTGGTCCTTTTATTGATAAATCGGCATTATACACATATGAATGAGCGATGATTTGTTGTAAGCGTGTTTCCATGGAGGAAATAAAAATGGTACTTTTTGCACTTTTTACTGGAAACGTGTTTAGCATTGGTACTTTTTGATGAATAGCATCGCTCTTATCTgccaaatatattcaaaatatttttttttcgcacCGCCCTTTTAGTAACAATGCTTTTAGGTTACGACTTTATACTTCTCAATTATTGTATGCGAACCTAGAATCGTAAAAAATCAGCCAAGAATCGGTGCGGAAAAGAAGGAACTATATCGTCTATCTTTTAATGTTAACTCCGCAATCACTTACTAGGaaaattagaagttttttttgcgatatattttatattacatctACGATCATtgcaaatatgaaataatttacacAGTTTGGGAACATTCAAGTATTtacgtaaaattttatacataaaatattatttatttacgtaaAAGCCATAGAGATATAGaattataacaatttcaaaaaattcgttatattATGACTAGAGGAGGGAGCATTAGGGAGCATTTTATAGAGTATTGTTAGAAGACGATAGAGAACGCGAgcctaaaaataatcaaaaaacgtTACATAATACTTGAGAGTCCCCATTTCAAAAGtgtgatgaatatttttttattgacttattaatataattgttaaaaatttgcaagaaaacaaaaaataaacttattgcaTACTTGAAAATAAATCCATAAAGTATATAAGTGATATCTCTTGATACCACCAAAGGCGTATCGCTTAATCGATAATTTcgcttattttaaaagttatttgattaaaaaatgattgataaacatttaactgtatgtaatattttaattttgataaaatattgtaaattattgtaaaaatatgtaaataatttttaaaataaatatgatacataatttttttttgaatagaacaaaattgtttcattcgttttatttttcgtttttgtttttacaattataGTTATTTTCTTTGCTTTCAGATTATTTAATGTCAAAATAGAAGTGGATGAagatcataataattttattaataattttaaattaaatccacCAAAACAAGAAACATCTAAAACGAAACCATTTATTTGTGAAATATGCTCATTTAGGTTTAAATATaagtatcaattaaaaaatcatttaattgtgCATAATAATACACCTCGTAGCATTGAATGCGATTTATGTACGAAAAAATTTCGTACAATTTCTTTAATGAGAACACATCGTAAACGACATTTTGAAAAGTTCACGGTAAAATGTGTACAATGTTCAAAAGGATTTTATACGCGTCAAGAATTGGCGCGACATATGAATTCACAACATAATGCAAACGATCATGTTTGCGTAATATGTAATAAATCTTTTACAACaagttattctttaaaaatgcatttaaaaactCACCACGACGGCAATTCAAGTGAAGTTTATCAATGtgataaatgtgaaaaaaaatttaaagagaaattatatttaaaacgacatttaaaattacattcggGTGAAACAGTTGTTGTTTGTGATATTTGTGGTAAAAaagtaaattctaaaaaaagtttACGGGAACATATGGATTTACATATGGGTGTGAAATCACGTTGTTGTAATGTATGCGGCAAACGTTTCGTGAAATTGAATACGTTAATTATTCATCAACGAACgcataccggagaaaaaccgtATGTGTGTAAAGTGTGTGATAAAAGTTTTACGCAAAGTAGTAGTTTAGCGATTCATGTTCGATATCATACTGGAGAAAGACCGTATACTTGTAATTTATGTGATACAGGTTTTGTGAGTCGTTATCTTTTAAAtgctcataaaaaaaatcatcattctTTGTTGGTGCCTAAAGTTGAACCGATACTTAACACGGATTTGTGAGAACAGTTGGCATCGAATAATCAATTGAGACACttaacattttagttttatgtaagaaatttataaagttattgaaaaaaagaattataattttagttcaTCTTCAAAtaactacatattataatactCACTTATTTACGCATTGCGGGGTGGAATGAAGTTTTTCTTTCAGAGAAAACTACGTTTAGTTAAGTAAGAAACGGCAGGGTCACATTGGTTTAAAAGGGAtcttgtttgttttaatatacgTTTGATAAGCGATTCGATACTTCCTTCGTTTAAATTCGATACTTCCTTCGATTTAAAGTATTGTCTAACTTGATAAACAATTCGTTTTAGTACACGAAGGCTGGCAAAATTAATGACTTGAATTCTTGACTTGTCAATTATGTTATCAAACTTCCATTGACGACGTGGCAAGGCGTTAATAAAGGTCTGATTGCCCAGAAGGCTTATCTCATGTTGAATAAGCATTTCTAACCGGTTTTTATCGGCCGTTTGTTTCCTCCACCTCTGTTTTATCGTTGTTCCTATTCGCCTTCTTTACGAATGACCAAGCAGAGCTTTCACTAGTTGTTTTACCTAGGGTTGAGTCATTCTGCTGAAagattaaaagtatttatatgaaaaatgcattttaaagcAGTAATCTCACTTCGCTTTAATGAGTATACTTCGACACTTCGACAGAAGTAAGCGAAGAATTTAAGTTCTGCAAATTTTTGATGAAGGTTTCAAAGATGCCATATTATATttgattctattttattaaacatttgatCTAGATCATTGATAGTTCCATTGATCAATAGTTTCTTCAGTTTCCGatataatttgattgaaaatggTTGAGTGACATCCGTTTATAAGTAGCTTAGATTACGGAAACTcttctatattttttgtttgtgcactattttgtattttttttactattggaTCATTAGTTTAAAGGGGAATTTCATATCTATTCGTCTTCggtgaatatttttatcaatttctaccaataaaatgatatttcgtCAAAATCATGTGAGTGCAGCTGTGATAAAATCGGAATCGTATTGCGATTATAAATATCTAGATATTGAATGAAATTATGTacgaaatagtttttatattttttttttactttttacttcaaaaataaattgccaCTGTACAAATACAGTACCATATTTTGTTTGTTCTTTTCAGAAATATATCGGGCACATTGACGGATCCGGATATCAAAGATGAACCGTTTTGGTCTCACGAAAATGATGTCAAAGAAGaggatgatgatgatgatgatgatgatgacgatgATGATGTTAAAAGTACATCGAAAGACAAAACATCAAAATATGAATGTACCACATgtgatgaaaaatttacatcacGTAATAAATTACGTAATCATCAGAAAAAACATATAGaaccaaaatttaaatgcaAGGAATGtaacttatcatttatatttccatatttattaaataatcataaaaaaatacattctgaAGAGCGTACATTTACATGCGAAATTTGTTCAAAAACGTTCAAAACAATGAATACATTATGTTTTCATCGTAAGCATAAACATGAATCATCAACTGCAAATGaggataaaacatttttatgttccatgtgtaatgaaatatttcaaacagcAAATCAATTACGTAATCATCAAAAGAAGCATTTAGAACGTCGTTATAAATGTGATCAatgtaatttacaatttatctttccatatttattaaaaaatcatcaacaAATCCATAAAGATGAACGTAATTTTGAATGTGATAtgtgtttaaaaacatttaaaacggtTGAAGGTTTATCGTATCATAAAAAACGACATTTTCCAGTATACAAATTACAATGTCAATATTGTGAACGTGGCTTTCATTCTAAAGCTGAATTAGGTAGCCATGTTAATGCTCAACATAAAATTGGTGAACATGTATGTTTTATATGCAACAAACAATTGGCTACAGCCGcatatttatcaaaacatttACAATTACATAATATATCATCAAATGAACGCGATAAATATCACTGTacaatttgtgataaaatatatttatgcgtgaaaagttataaaaaacattatcgGATAAATCATTCATCTGACGATACTGTTGTGAAACATCACTTATGTGATATTTGtgggaaaaatttaaattcgaaGGATTCATTACGTGATCATGTGAACACCCATTTAgggaacaaaatatttaattgtagtATGTGTGATAAGAAATTCGTGAAACGTAACACGTTAAAAATACACGAGCGTACACATACCGGTGAGAAACCGTATCAATGTAAggattgtttaaaatcatttacacAACGGCATAGTTTAGTTATACATATGCGCTCACATACTGGCGAACGTCCCTATCAATGTAATTTATGCGATAGTCATTTTATTAGTAGAAATTTACTTGTTACACATCAAAAACAAAAGCATGGTATTTTGATGAAGAATACCAGTGCTACAACATAacttgattttaattataatttttttatactatataataatttgaaatgtcAACAgcatatttgaagaaaaataaaaagtattattttttaaatcaatatgtcttatatttttattactcctATTTTACATGGAAAGGTAGCAACAGAGATTTTGAATCCAAATGATACTTGAATATTTAGTACCTCCAAATAGGGTAAATCGGAATAAATTCGTTAAGATATTaagattatcaa
The Chrysoperla carnea chromosome 4, inChrCarn1.1, whole genome shotgun sequence genome window above contains:
- the LOC123298081 gene encoding zinc finger protein 25-like isoform X3 encodes the protein MAESVDCSDFCRLCLVKEQVNTPIFEELGDLQQIYIKITACLPIKVSLEDPLPKRICDECSYKLDQQYNFWNTSINAEKQLRQWLGLPEEPPTKSENVVSGKIKREKDNYESPSKRPRRNARRKAAQHVRQAAAAAIAASDSGPGEDMDLDAFTKEENDSDNDFHDNNESMEDSTYANVGLDSEEHGEAGPSGLQKGAVTSTNSGTDAGGPGNISGTLTDPDIKDEPFWSHENDVKEEDDDDDDDDDDDDVKSTSKDKTSKYECTTCDEKFTSRNKLRNHQKKHIEPKFKCKECNLSFIFPYLLNNHKKIHSEERTFTCEICSKTFKTMNTLCFHRKHKHESSTANEDKTFLCSMCNEIFQTANQLRNHQKKHLERRYKCDQCNLQFIFPYLLKNHQQIHKDERNFECDMCLKTFKTVEGLSYHKKRHFPVYKLQCQYCERGFHSKAELGSHVNAQHKIGEHVCFICNKQLATAAYLSKHLQLHNISSNERDKYHCTICDKIYLCVKSYKKHYRINHSSDDTVVKHHLCDICGKNLNSKDSLRDHVNTHLGNKIFNCSMCDKKFVKRNTLKIHERTHTGEKPYQCKDCLKSFTQRHSLVIHMRSHTGERPYQCNLCDSHFISRNLLVTHQKQKHGILMKNTSATT